In a genomic window of Punica granatum isolate Tunisia-2019 chromosome 6, ASM765513v2, whole genome shotgun sequence:
- the LOC116210866 gene encoding probable protein phosphatase 2C 60: MLSRLINFFRACWNPSSDRYVHSGSDSGGGGARQDGLLWYKDTGQHVIGDFSMAVVQANNLLEDQSQIESGPLSFLDSGPYGTFIGVYDGHGGPETSRYINDNLFQNLKRFATEEQGMSIDVIKKAYQATEEGFFSVVTKQWLMKPQIAAVGSCCLVGVICGGTLYVANLGDSRAVLGRTIRATGDVLAVQLSSEHNVSIESVRQEMHSLHPDDSQIVVLKHNVWRVKGLIQVSRSIGDVYLKKAEYNREPLYAKFRLREPFRRPILSSDPSISMHELQPHDQFLIFASDGLWEHLSNQEAVDIVQNHPRNGIARRLVKVALQEAAKKREMRYSDLKKIDRGVRRHFHDDITVVVVFLDSNLVSRASSARGPTVSLRGGGISLPSKTLTPFSAPVDVSSTPTT; encoded by the exons ATGTTATCGAGGCTGATAAACTTCTTTCGGGCCTGTTGGAACCCTTCCTCAGACCGTTACGTCCACTCGGGCTCGGACTCCGGTGGCGGTGGGGCTCGGCAAGATGGGCTGCTCTGGTACAAGGACACTGGGCAGCACGTTATTGGTGACTTCTCAATGGCCGTGGTTCAAGCCAATAACTTGCTTGAGGATCAGAGTCAGATAGAGTCAGGGCCACTGAGCTTCCTTGATTCTGGTCCCTATGGCACATTCATTGGCGTATATGATGGACATGGTGGCCCAGAGACATCCCGGTACATCAACGATAACCTGTTCCAGAATCTAAAGA GATTTGCAACTGAGGAACAGGGGATGTCTATAGATGTTATAAAGAAGGCCTACCAGGCGACAGAGGAGGGGTTCTTCTCTGTTGTCACAAAGCAGTGGCTCATGAAGCCTCAGATTGCAGCTGTTGGATCCTGCTGCCTCGTCGGGGTGATTTGTGGTGGGACGCTCTATGTGGCCAACCTGGGTGATTCCCGAGCTGTTCTGGGGAGGACTATTAGGGCGACTGGGGATGTCCTCGCCGTACAGCTGTCGTCGGAGCACAATGTGAGCATCGAGTCGGTCCGACAGGAGATGCATTCTCTGCATCCTGATGATTCTCAGATTGTAGTGCTGAAGCATAATGTATGGCGTGTTAAGGGCCTCATACAG GTGTCTAGATCTATTGGTGATGTGTACTTGAAAAAGGCTGAATACAACAGGGAGCCTTTGTATGCCAAATTCAGGCTTCGTGAACCTTTCAGGAGGCCAATCTTGAGCTCAGATCCGTCAATCTCTATGCACGAGCTTCAGCCTCACGATCAATTCCTCATATTTGCATCAGACGGACTGTGGGAGCACCTAAGCAATCAGGAGGCGGTTGATATAGTTCAGAACCATCCTCGTAAT GGAATAGCTCGTAGACTCGTGAAGGTGGCACTTCAGGAGGCagcaaagaagagagagatgaggtACTCGGACCTGAAGAAGATCGACCGTGGGGTCCGCAGGCACTTCCACGACGACATCACAGTCGTAGTCGTGTTCCTCGACTCAAATCTCGTGAGCCGGGCAAGCTCGGCGAGGGGCCCCACGGTGTCCCTGAGAGGGGGAGGGATCAGCCTCCCATCAAAAACCCTGACCCCGTTCTCGGCCCCTGTAGATGTCAGTAGCACTCCCACCACCTAA
- the LOC116211273 gene encoding CSC1-like protein At4g35870 — translation MAVSVSSPPPGGDGDDDFAAAWYGNIQYLLNISSIGAFFCVFIFLSLKLRSDHRIPGPAALVTKLLAVWHATGHEIARHCGADAAQFLVIEGGSFGLLLPMAALAVFVLLLVNLYGGNAVMTDQFSKTTITHIEKGSSLLWIHFLFAVVVIILVHFGINAIQERLKVTRFRDGNGNPSYSSANSTAIFTIMVQGLPKSLGSDNVELKEYFQHKYPGKIYRIILPMDLCALDDLASELVKVRDEIFWLVARIDSRLLPENGGDQEYGGDLVEGMRRRLVRIWRKVNHCWDRVLESFGFTDEAKLRKLQELRAELETELSAYKEGRAPGAGIAFVIFKDVYTANKAVQDFRNEKKRRMGKFFSVMELRLQRNQWKVERAPLATDIYWNHLGLTKFSMRLRRVIVNTCLLLMLVFFSSPLAVITAVKSAGRIIDAEAMDNAQLWLAWVQSSSWFGSLIFQFLPNVIIFLSMYIIIPSVLSNLSKFERHLTMSGEHRAALIKMVCFFLVNLILLRGLVESSLESALLRMGRCYLDGEDCKKIEQYMSASFLSRSCLSSLAFLITSTFLGISYDLLAPIPWIKNKIKKFRKNDMLELVPEQTDGRPLEEQQEISSLRRPLLPQNIFDSPRANGAEIPGQDLTEYPLNSASPVPKQTFDFAQYYAFNLTIFALTMIYSSFAPLVVPVGAAYFGYRYVVDKYNFLFVYRVRGFPAGNDGKLMDTVLSIMRFCVDLYLLSMLLYFSVRGDSTKLQAIFTLGLLVVYKLLPSSNDNFHPALLEGVQSVETVVEGPIDYEVFSQPKFDWDTYYT, via the coding sequence ATGGCCGTATCCGTCTCTTCTCCGCCCCCCGGCGGGGACGGAGACGACGACTTTGCCGCCGCGTGGTATGGCAACATCCAGTACCTTCTCAACATATCGTCGATCGGGGCCTTCTTCTGCGTCTTCATCTTCCTATCCCTCAAGCTCCGGAGCGACCATCGCATCCCTGGCCCCGCTGCCCTCGTCACCAAGCTCCTTGCCGTGTGGCATGCCACTGGCCACGAGATCGCCCGACACTGCGGGGCTGACGCCGCCCAGTTCCTCGTCATCGAGGGCGGCAGCTTCGGCCTGCTCCTGCCCATGGCCGCACTCGCAGTTTTTGTATTGCTTCTGGTTAATCTCTACGGAGGTAATGCTGTCATGACCGATCAGTTCTCAAAAACGACGATAACACACATCGAGAAGGGCTCGAGCTTGCTCTGGATCCACTTCCTGTTTGCGGTTGTTGTCATCATCTTAGTGCATTTCGGTATTAACGCCATACAAGAGAGGCTAAAAGTTACTAGGTTTAGAGATGGAAATGGGAACCCTAGCTACTCTAGTGCGAACTCAACTGCCATATTTACGATCATGGTGCAGGGTTTACCAAAGAGTTTAGGATCTGATAACGTCGAGTTGAAAGAATATTTTCAGCACAAGTATCCGGGGAAGATTTATCGGATCATCTTACCTATGGATTTGTGTGCTTTAGATGATCTAGCCTCAGAATTAGTTAAGGTTAGGGATGAGATCTTTTGGTTGGTTGCTCGAATAGACTCGAGGCTTTTGCCCGAGAATGGTGGAGACCAGGAGTATGGTGGTGATCTGGTGGAGGGAATGCGGCGTCGGTTGGTCCGTATATGGAGGAAAGTGAATCATTGCTGGGATCGGGTCTTGGAAAGCTTTGGTTTTACCGACGAGGCAAAGCTGAGAAAATTACAGGAACTGAGAGCGGAGTTGGAGACTGAGCTATCGGCTTATAAAGAGGGCCGTGCACCCGGTGCAGGCATCGCGTTCGTGATATTCAAGGATGTATATACAGCCAATAAAGCAGTCCAGGATTTCAGGAATGAAAAGAAGCGGAGGATGGGGAAGTTCTTCTCTGTGATGGAGCTGCGGCTTCAGAGGAACCAGTGGAAGGTTGAGCGGGCCCCACTGGCTACAGACATCTACTGGAACCACCTGGGACTGACGAAGTTCTCAATGAGGCTTCGAAGAGTGATTGTTAACACCTGCTTGTTGCTAATGCTAGTCTTCTTCAGCTCCCCTCTCGCAGTAATCACTGCGGTGAAGAGCGCAGGAAGAATTATTGATGCAGAAGCAATGGACAATGCCCAGTTGTGGTTGGCTTGGGTTCAGAGCTCGAGTTGGTTTGGTTCCCTGATCTTCCAGTTCTTGCCTAATGTGATCATATTCTTGAGTATGTACATAATAATCCCGTCGGTCCTTTCCAATCTCTCGAAGTTCGAGCGGCACTTGACTATGTCGGGGGAGCACCGGGCAGCCCTAATCAAGATGGTCTGTTTTTTCCTGGTTAACCTCATCCTCCTCAGGGGCTTGGTTGAGTCATCCCTAGAGAGCGCTCTCCTAAGAATGGGCCGGTGCTATTTGGATGGAGAGGATTGCAAGAAAATTGAGCAGTACATGAGCGCGTCATTCCTCTCAAGATCGTGCCTCTCCTCTCTTGCCTTCTTAATCACCAGTACTTTCCTTGGGATTTCCTATGATCTACTGGCCCCGATACCTTGGATCAAGAACAAGATCAAGAAGTTTCGGAAAAATGACATGCTTGAGCTCGTCCCCGAACAAACGGATGGCCGACCGCTTGAAGAGCAGCAGGAAATCTCAAGCCTTCGCAGGCCCCTTCTGCCACAGAATATATTTGACTCGCCAAGAGCAAATGGAGCCGAGATTCCTGGGCAGGACCTCACAGAATACCCCTTGAACAGTGCATCCCCTGTGCCAAAGCAGACATTTGATTTTGCCCAGTATTATGCATTTAACTTAACAATATTTGCCCTCACAATGATATATTCTTCCTTCGCTCCGCTTGTGGTACCTGTTGGAGCAGCTTACTTCGGCTACAGATATGTGGTCGATAAGTACAACTTCCTGTTTGTGTATAGAGTGCGCGGGTTTCCTGCAGGTAATGATGGGAAGTTAATGGACACGGTACTGAGCATAATGAGGTTCTGCGTGGATCTCTACCTGCTATCGATGCTTCTCTACTTCTCCGTCCGAGGAGATTCCACAAAGCTTCAGGCGATCTTCACGCTCGGGTTGTTAGTGGTGTACAAACTTTTGCCTTCTAGTAATGATAACTTCCATCCTGCTCTTTTGGAAGGTGTACAATCTGTTGAAACTGTTGTTGAGGGGCCTATTGACTATGAGGTTTTCTCACAGCCCAAGTTCGACTGGGATACATACTACACGTAA
- the LOC116211893 gene encoding nuclear receptor subfamily 4 group A member 3-like has translation MHHCGVKSSLLDPSTTNHHHHHHHHHHHYQQQQPLCPKPRRPGCATPELLVPFRCTQHSQPTGDGRSGILNLIVDKAVEGREPTCTGCLPPCYAGSPPSRTDNPLIHDVQFIRQTELLSPFTRTKLSDKFGFPV, from the exons ATGCATCACTGCGGAGTGAAGAGCAGCCTTCTCGATCCATCTACGACCaatcaccaccaccaccaccatcatcatcatcatcactatCAACAACAGCAGCCTCTTTGTCCGAAGCCCCGACGTCCAGGATGTGCCACGCCGGAGCTCCTCGTGCCCTTCAGATGTACCCAACACAG CCAACCAACTGGGGATGGGAGAAGTGGGattctgaatctgattgtggACAAG GCAGTGGAAGGCCGAGAACCGACATGCACGGGGTGCCTTCCCCCGTGCTATGCAGGATCTCCTCCCAGCAGAACTGACAACCCTTTGATTCACGATGTGCAGTTCATTCGCCAGACCGAGCTTCTTTCACCTTTTACACGAACGAAACTTTCCGATAAATTTGGATTCCCTGTATGA
- the LOC116211465 gene encoding pre-rRNA-processing protein esf1: MGSKKKNKNKNGDKPKTESDTAVNNGDGGNTITDSRFAAVHWDPRFQRVPKHKAKVTIDSRFDSLFSDKRFSSSAAPIDKRGKPKKQNSQNSLRHYYRMDEDKERKEETKEEEEQEEEEEEESGSEELEPSTDVAKRAELSSDSGELESEECESESEDEAVSAESESTTDTDEEDVGDADEEEEAEQLEESIPCIEKETRRLAVVNMDWSHVKAVDLYVLLSSFLPKEGQILSVAVYPSEFGLQRMKEEEIHGPVGLFDDEVDKDDENDEDEIDDEKLRAYERSRLRYYFAVVECDSTATADYLYNACDGAEFERSSNVLDLRFIPDSMEFKDPPRDVATKAPEKYDGLDFQTRALQLSKMDLTWDEDEPDRVKTLKRKLNADQLADLELKEFLASDESGSDEDDENENPTEDQSDKKDKKREKYLALLQGDGDSDGNHEDEDKQDLEITFNSGLEDLSKRILEKKEQKSESVFEANLRKRREKKKMMKKNKSKDSSDDEDYSDSELEGAEEMGDFFIEEPPAKRSRKAGRNKGKKAEKVLQDGEAEATRAELELLVADETGGDNGLRGYNIKRKKDKGKKGKEGLEEVIAKIPTVDYNDPRFSAVFTSPLFALDPTDPQYKRSATHLRQVALNHKKGDRQETVNGESDKPANDADLPSGSLEVNKDEMARSYPQPSRKEKIELSSLVRSLKMKSKQVQLPKKDGKMRLRDEVREKIVEEKHELPSMQSLKTKKKKNKD; the protein is encoded by the exons ATGGgctcgaagaagaagaacaagaacaagaacGGGGACAAACCAAAGACGGAGAGTGACACCGCCGTCAACAATGGTGACGGCGGGAATACCATCACTGACTCGAGGTTCGCGGCGGTGCACTGGGACCCTCGTTTCCAGAGAGTTCCGAAGCACAAAGCTAAGGTCACGATCGACTCTCGTTTCGACAGCTTGTTCTCCGACAAGAGGTTCTCGTCCTCCGCAGCTCCGATAGACAAGCGGGGCAAGCCTAAGAAGCAGAATTCGCAGAATTCTCTGCGGCATTACTACCGGATGGATGAAGATAAAGAGAGAAAGGAGGAAActaaggaggaggaggagcaggaggaagaggaggaggaggagagcgGTAGCGAGGAATTGGAACCGAGTACTGATGTTGCGAAGAGAGCCGAGCTGAGCTCTGACTCTGGGGAGTTGGAGTCGGAGGAGTGTGAGTCTGAGTCTGAGGATGAGGCGGTGAGTGCTGAGTCGGAGTCGACCACGGACACTGATGAAGAAGACGTAGGAGATGctgatgaggaagaagaagctgaacAGCTG GAGGAGAGCATACCCTGCATTGAGAAAGAGACCCGCAGGCTAGCAGTTGTCAATATGGATTGGAGCCATGTGAAG GCTGTTGATCTGTATGTCCTTTTGAGTTCATTTCTACCCAAAGAAGGACAAATTTTATCGGTTGCTGTCTATCCATCTGAGTTTGGACTGCAACGTATgaaagaggaagaaattcATGGACCAGTTGGCCTTTTCGATGATGAAGTTGATAAAGATGATGAAAATGACGAAGATGAAATTGACGATGAGAAGTTGCGTGCTTATGAGAGAAGTAGGCTGAG GTATTATTTTGCTGTGGTGGAATGTGATTCGACGGCTACAGCGGATTACCTCTATAATGCTTGTGATGGAGCTGAGTTCGAGAGATCATCAAATGTTCTTGATTTGAGATTTATTCCTGATTCAATGGAATTTAAGGACCCCCCTCGTGATGTTGCGACAAAG GCACCTGAAAAGTATGATGGTTTGGATTTCCAAACACGAGCTTTACAGCTGAGTAAGATGGATCTAACATGGGATGAAGATGAACCAGATCGTGTGAAGACCTTAAAGCGCAAGCTAAATGCTGATCAGCTGGCTGATTTGGAGCTGAAGGAGTTCTTGGCTTCCGATGAGAGTGGATCCGATGAAGACGACGAAAATGAGAATCCCACGGAGGATCAGTCTGATAAGAAGGATAAGAAGCGAGAGAAGTACCTTGCTTTACTTCAAGGGGATGGGGATTCCGATGGCAATCATGAAGATGAAGACAAGCAAGATTTGGAGATAACTTTCAATTCTGGGTTGGAAGATTTGAGCAAGCGGATTTTAGAGAAGAAAGAACAGAAATCAGAGAGCGTCTTTGAGGCAAATCTCAGGAAGAGAcgcgagaagaagaagatgatgaagaagaataaATCCAAGGACTCGTCAGATGATGAAGATTACAGTGATAGTGAATTGGAAGGAGCAGAAGAAATGGGAGACTTCTTCATCGAAGAGCCTCCTGCTAAGAGGAGTAGGAAGGCTGGTCGAAATAAGGGAAAGAAAGCAGAGAAGGTACTGCAAGACGGGGAAGCAGAAGCGACCAGAGCTGAGCTTGAGTTGCTAGTTGCTGATGAAACCGGAGGAGATAATGGTCTTAGGGGATATAATATTAAACGTAAAAAGGATAAggggaagaaaggaaaagaaggtCTGGAAGAGGTTATTGCTAAAATACCAACTGTTGATTATAATGATCCTCGGTTTTCTGCTGTCTTCACTTCGCCGCTCTTTGCTCTGGACCCAACAGATCCTCAGTACAAAAG GAGTGCTACTCATCTTCGGCAGGTAGCCCTGAACCATAAGAAGGGTGACAGGCAGGAAACTGTGAACGGAGAGTCTGACAAACCAGCAAACGATGCAGACCTGCCATCTGGCAGCCTGGAGGTGAACAAGGATGAGATGGCGAGATCCTATCCGCAGCCCTCTAGGAAGGaaaaaatagaactgtcctcCTTGGTGAGGTCACTGAAGATGAAATCAAAGCAGGTTCAGTTGCCGAAGAAGGATGGGAAAATGCGTCTCAGAGATGAGGTTCGTGAGAAGATTGTGGAGGAGAAACATGAGCTACCAAGCATGCAATCACtaaagacgaagaagaagaagaacaaagattaa